In Microbacterium pumilum, the following proteins share a genomic window:
- the lysS gene encoding lysine--tRNA ligase, whose translation MTDTPAPEPTDDEIFEQKAVRLAKRDRLNAGRADAAGGAYPVTLPITHTIPDLRHRFGDLDAGAETGETAAVAGRVVFSRNTGKLCFATLQSGDGSRIQAMVSLASVGEESLQEWKELVDLGDHVFVEGEVISSRRGELSIMVTDWAVAAKALLPLPNMYAELSEETRVRSRYLDLIVRDRARETVVARAKVNASLRETFASRGFLEVETPMLQVQHGGASARPFITNSNAFDADLYLRIAPELFLKRAVVGGIDRVFEINRNFRNEGADSTHSPEFAMLEAYQAYSDYNGIADLTQELIQNAAIAVAGSTVVTWADGTEYDLGGQWDRLSMYDSLSEASGHAVSPQTSLDDLLALAAEAGVEAPAHATPGKLVEELWEHYVKSGLTRPTFVMDFPLDTSPLVREHRTIEGAVEKWDLYVRGFELATGYSELVDPVIQRERFTEQAKLAARGDLEAMRIDEEFLRALEYGMPPSGGMGMGIDRLLMAITGLGIRETILFPLVK comes from the coding sequence ATGACCGACACGCCTGCCCCCGAGCCGACCGACGACGAGATATTCGAGCAGAAGGCGGTGCGCCTCGCCAAGCGTGACCGGCTGAATGCCGGGCGAGCAGATGCCGCCGGCGGCGCGTACCCCGTCACCCTTCCCATCACCCACACCATTCCCGACCTGCGCCACAGGTTCGGCGACCTCGATGCCGGTGCGGAGACGGGCGAGACGGCTGCGGTGGCCGGCCGGGTGGTCTTCAGCCGCAACACCGGCAAGCTCTGCTTCGCGACACTGCAGTCCGGTGACGGCAGCCGCATTCAGGCGATGGTGTCGCTTGCCTCAGTCGGCGAGGAGTCGCTGCAGGAGTGGAAAGAGCTCGTCGATCTGGGTGACCACGTCTTCGTCGAGGGCGAGGTCATCTCGAGCCGCCGAGGAGAGCTGTCGATCATGGTGACCGACTGGGCGGTCGCGGCCAAGGCGCTTCTTCCGCTGCCCAACATGTACGCCGAGTTGAGCGAAGAGACCCGGGTGCGCAGTCGCTACCTCGACCTCATCGTTCGCGACCGCGCCCGCGAGACGGTCGTCGCGCGGGCCAAGGTCAACGCCAGCTTGCGCGAGACCTTCGCCTCGCGAGGATTCCTCGAGGTCGAGACGCCGATGCTGCAGGTGCAGCACGGCGGAGCATCCGCTCGCCCCTTCATCACGAACTCGAACGCGTTCGACGCCGACCTGTACCTGCGCATCGCGCCCGAGCTCTTCCTCAAGCGCGCCGTCGTGGGCGGCATCGATCGCGTGTTCGAGATCAATCGCAACTTCCGCAACGAGGGCGCCGACTCCACGCATAGTCCTGAGTTCGCGATGCTCGAGGCGTATCAGGCCTACAGCGACTACAACGGGATCGCCGACCTGACCCAGGAGCTCATCCAGAACGCCGCCATCGCAGTCGCGGGCTCGACCGTCGTCACGTGGGCCGACGGCACGGAGTACGACCTCGGCGGGCAGTGGGATCGGCTGTCGATGTACGACTCGCTGTCGGAGGCCTCGGGTCACGCCGTGAGCCCGCAGACATCCCTCGACGATCTGTTGGCGCTCGCGGCCGAGGCCGGTGTCGAAGCACCGGCCCACGCGACCCCCGGCAAGCTCGTCGAAGAGCTCTGGGAGCACTACGTCAAGAGTGGGCTGACGCGGCCGACCTTCGTGATGGACTTCCCCCTCGACACGAGCCCGCTCGTGCGCGAGCACCGCACGATCGAAGGCGCCGTCGAGAAGTGGGATCTCTACGTGCGCGGCTTCGAGCTCGCGACCGGGTACTCCGAGCTGGTCGATCCCGTCATTCAGCGCGAGCGCTTCACGGAGCAGGCGAAGCTCGCCGCTCGGGGTGACCTCGAGGCGATGCGCATCGACGAGGAATTCCTGCGTGCGCTCGAATACGGCATGCCCCCCTCGGGCGGCATGGGCATGGGAATCGACCGCCTCCTCATGGCGATCACCGGCCTCGGCATCCGCGAGACGATTCTCTTCCCTCTCGTCAAGTAG
- a CDS encoding DUF4192 family protein — MTTIVKAASPAEFLSLVPHLLGFRPVRSLVVIPFAGSRSLGAMRFDLPDDEPDAIDRVASTIIGMVCRVAEAESLTTVVYTDARFADAEGMPHRDLSAALETRAHACGMRVVDGLCVAGDGWGSYLDAECPPAGRALAELGDGAAPVGSLPDPAGDQTTGATLPSVDLAERERVARALASLHDAVALLCGPDSNGDDREDVGAAADAGIDVDGAAASAATDVPAAPDDSRRIDPRALAAVCVLDDLPTLFEAALAWDIDALEPYDAASIAWCLARPAMRDIALVQWCGGLAAGDEALDAQLRWEAGEEYPAHLAMHMWGEGAQPDPDRLSAALGLARRVAAGAPRGERAGALATCAWLAWALGRSTHAELYALEACTIEPEHGLAEIVRSFVHAGHLPDWAFQRPPRSKRRS; from the coding sequence ATGACAACGATCGTGAAGGCCGCAAGTCCGGCCGAATTCCTGTCCCTCGTCCCGCACCTCCTGGGATTCCGTCCGGTTCGCAGCCTCGTCGTGATCCCCTTCGCGGGGTCGCGCAGTCTCGGCGCCATGCGATTCGATCTTCCCGACGATGAGCCCGATGCGATCGACCGCGTCGCCTCGACGATCATCGGCATGGTGTGCCGCGTCGCCGAGGCTGAATCCCTGACGACGGTCGTCTACACCGACGCACGGTTCGCGGATGCCGAAGGGATGCCGCACCGCGACCTCTCCGCCGCTCTCGAGACCCGAGCCCACGCCTGCGGCATGCGCGTGGTGGACGGACTGTGCGTCGCGGGGGATGGGTGGGGCTCGTACCTCGATGCGGAGTGCCCTCCGGCAGGGCGAGCGCTGGCCGAACTCGGCGACGGCGCCGCTCCGGTGGGGTCGCTTCCCGATCCGGCGGGCGACCAGACGACGGGTGCGACGCTTCCCTCCGTCGATCTCGCCGAGCGGGAGAGGGTTGCTCGGGCGCTCGCGAGCCTCCACGATGCGGTGGCGCTGCTGTGCGGCCCCGATTCCAACGGCGACGATCGCGAGGATGTCGGCGCGGCGGCCGATGCCGGCATCGATGTCGATGGGGCGGCGGCATCCGCCGCCACTGACGTTCCAGCTGCCCCGGACGACTCGCGCCGCATCGACCCGCGCGCGTTGGCCGCGGTGTGCGTGCTCGATGACCTGCCGACGCTCTTCGAGGCCGCCCTGGCGTGGGACATCGACGCCCTCGAGCCGTACGACGCAGCGTCGATCGCGTGGTGCCTCGCCCGGCCCGCGATGCGTGACATCGCGCTTGTCCAGTGGTGCGGAGGCCTGGCAGCCGGCGACGAGGCGCTCGACGCGCAGCTGCGGTGGGAGGCCGGCGAGGAGTACCCGGCGCACCTCGCGATGCACATGTGGGGAGAGGGTGCGCAGCCCGATCCCGATCGCCTGTCCGCCGCGCTCGGGCTCGCCCGGCGGGTGGCGGCGGGCGCACCGCGTGGCGAGCGGGCCGGTGCGCTGGCGACCTGCGCATGGCTGGCCTGGGCGCTGGGGCGCTCGACGCACGCGGAGCTCTATGCGCTCGAAGCCTGCACGATCGAGCCCGAGCACGGGCTCGCCGAGATCGTGCGTTCGTTCGTGCACGCCGGGCATCTGCCGGACTGGGCCTTCCAGCGGCCGCCGCGATCGAAGCGCCGGAGCTGA
- the cls gene encoding cardiolipin synthase — protein sequence MITLTFDASWWLILVFVFDLVVRVLAIIFVPRNRRPTAAMAWLLAIYFIPLIGVFLFLLIGNPRLPRKRRRKQERINTYIHETSEHLDFGTLRPHAPGWFTSLVTLNRNLGAMPLAGDNAAHLIPEYQESLDAMAEAIRKAELYVHVEFYIFQTDAATDNLFRALEEARARGLTVRVLLDHWANRGKPFYRRTLKRLDAMGAQWRLMLPVQPFRGRYQRPDLRNHRKLLVLDGRVAFMGSQNVTDSTYNLNKNIRRGLHWVDLMVRLEGPVVASVNAVFLSDWYSETDEVLTDEIDLFDVRSGPGDLDCQIIPSGPGFEFQNNLKLFAGLLFAAQHKIIIVSPYFVPDEALLLAITTACQRGIHVELFVSEEGDQALVYHAQRSYYEALLRAGVKIWMYQRPFILHSKCMTIDDEVAIIGSSNMDMRSFGLNMEISMLVRGEEFIREMRGVEDMYRGLSRELTLEEWEKQPLRSTVLDNLARLTSALQ from the coding sequence GTGATCACGCTCACATTCGACGCGTCGTGGTGGCTGATCCTCGTCTTCGTGTTCGACCTGGTCGTGCGCGTGCTCGCGATCATCTTCGTTCCCCGCAATCGCCGGCCGACAGCCGCGATGGCCTGGCTGCTGGCGATCTACTTCATCCCTCTCATCGGCGTCTTCCTCTTCCTGCTGATCGGCAATCCTCGGCTCCCGCGCAAACGGCGGCGCAAGCAGGAGCGCATCAACACCTACATCCACGAGACGAGCGAGCATCTCGATTTCGGCACACTGCGCCCGCACGCTCCGGGATGGTTCACGTCGTTGGTCACGCTCAACCGCAACCTCGGCGCGATGCCGTTGGCCGGTGACAACGCCGCCCACCTCATCCCCGAGTATCAGGAGAGCCTCGACGCGATGGCCGAGGCGATCCGCAAGGCCGAGCTGTACGTCCATGTGGAGTTCTATATATTCCAGACGGATGCCGCGACCGACAACCTGTTCCGGGCGCTCGAGGAGGCCCGCGCGCGGGGCCTCACGGTCAGAGTGCTGCTCGATCACTGGGCCAACCGCGGCAAGCCCTTCTATCGCAGGACCCTCAAGCGCCTCGATGCGATGGGCGCGCAGTGGCGGCTCATGCTGCCAGTGCAGCCGTTCAGGGGGCGGTACCAGCGGCCCGACCTGCGCAACCACCGCAAGCTTCTCGTCCTCGATGGGCGCGTCGCCTTCATGGGATCGCAGAACGTGACGGACTCGACGTACAACCTCAACAAGAACATCAGGCGCGGACTGCACTGGGTCGATCTCATGGTGCGACTCGAGGGGCCGGTCGTGGCATCCGTCAACGCGGTCTTCCTCTCGGACTGGTACAGCGAGACCGACGAGGTGCTCACCGACGAGATCGACCTGTTCGACGTCCGCTCGGGACCTGGCGACCTCGACTGCCAGATCATTCCGTCGGGGCCGGGATTCGAGTTCCAGAACAACCTCAAGCTGTTCGCGGGTCTCCTGTTCGCAGCGCAGCACAAGATCATCATCGTGAGCCCCTACTTCGTCCCCGACGAAGCCCTGCTCCTCGCCATCACAACGGCCTGCCAACGCGGCATTCACGTCGAGCTGTTCGTGTCGGAGGAGGGCGACCAGGCCCTCGTCTACCACGCGCAGCGCAGCTACTACGAGGCGCTTCTACGAGCCGGAGTGAAGATCTGGATGTACCAGAGGCCCTTCATCCTGCACTCGAAGTGCATGACGATCGACGACGAGGTCGCGATCATCGGCTCGAGCAACATGGACATGCGATCGTTCGGTCTCAACATGGAGATCTCGATGCTCGTGCGCGGCGAAGAGTTCATCCGCGAGATGCGCGGCGTGGAGGACATGTACCGCGGCCTCAGCCGCGAGCTGACGCTCGAGGAGTGGGAGAAGCAGCCCCTCCGTTCGACGGTGCTCGACAACCTCGCGCGTCTGACATCCGCTCTGCAGTAG
- a CDS encoding MBL fold metallo-hydrolase, whose amino-acid sequence MRITRIGGPTVLIEWMGWRILTDPTFDAPGRTYSFGLGTSSRKTAGPAIQLDEVGDVDIVLLSHHQHADNLDDAGRAGLSRASTVVTTVAGAKALGHPHARGLESGAKTLMIDSGRPTITVVATPCRHGPPLTRPIVGPATGFALTLEGADRPGLWVTGDTVLYGGLRRAAAGLEPDVAIVNIGAVKFPLTGPLAYTMDAAAAVELIELAAPGIVVPAHVEGWSHFTEQEEAAAAVFAGAPAAVRERIRWLPLGDPVDVM is encoded by the coding sequence GTGCGCATCACTCGAATCGGCGGACCCACCGTCCTCATCGAGTGGATGGGCTGGCGCATCCTCACCGATCCGACGTTCGATGCGCCCGGCCGCACGTATTCGTTCGGGCTCGGAACGAGCTCGCGCAAGACCGCCGGACCGGCGATTCAGCTCGATGAGGTGGGTGACGTCGACATCGTGCTGCTCAGCCACCACCAGCACGCCGACAACCTCGACGACGCCGGCCGCGCCGGCCTCTCCCGCGCGTCAACCGTGGTGACCACCGTCGCGGGTGCGAAAGCGCTCGGGCACCCTCACGCTCGCGGGCTCGAGTCTGGGGCCAAGACGCTAATGATCGACTCCGGCAGGCCGACAATCACCGTCGTCGCGACACCCTGCCGGCACGGTCCGCCGCTTACGCGCCCGATCGTGGGGCCGGCGACCGGCTTCGCGCTGACGCTCGAGGGTGCGGATCGTCCGGGTCTCTGGGTCACCGGCGACACCGTGCTCTACGGCGGGCTGCGTCGCGCCGCCGCAGGCCTCGAGCCGGACGTCGCGATCGTCAATATCGGTGCGGTGAAGTTCCCGCTCACGGGTCCGCTCGCATACACGATGGATGCCGCGGCCGCCGTCGAGCTCATCGAGCTCGCTGCGCCCGGAATCGTCGTGCCCGCACACGTCGAGGGCTGGAGCCACTTCACCGAGCAGGAGGAGGCCGCAGCAGCGGTCTTCGCCGGGGCTCCGGCCGCGGTGCGCGAGCGGATCCGATGGCTGCCCCTCGGCGACCCGGTCGACGTGATGTGA
- the panC gene encoding pantoate--beta-alanine ligase, with protein MISTIDGLRTRLAEARAAAPDGARIALISTIGALHDGHIDLVHRAREVADIVVVSVFVNPLRFANSAQFEAYPRTPDDDQQLLASLGVDVIFAPATDELLPNGSSTTKVSAGDLGLRYEGRSRPFYFDGLLTVEAKLLNLVKPDVAVYGERDRQRIFLVKRMIRDLYFDVEVVTVETVRGDDGLPVSTRVGMLEARDLAAAAKLSAALDAAASNADRGVDACTAAAQSSLMGEERIRLEYLSVVDPETFLPVDEGHRGPAFALIAATVAGHRFIDNAEIYIG; from the coding sequence ATGATCAGCACCATCGACGGGCTGCGCACCCGACTGGCCGAGGCCAGAGCCGCAGCGCCGGACGGCGCCAGGATCGCGCTCATCTCCACCATCGGCGCCCTCCACGACGGCCACATCGACCTCGTCCATCGCGCGCGGGAGGTGGCCGACATCGTGGTGGTCTCGGTCTTCGTGAATCCGCTTCGGTTCGCGAACTCCGCCCAGTTCGAGGCGTATCCGCGGACGCCCGACGATGACCAGCAGTTGCTGGCATCCCTTGGAGTGGACGTGATCTTCGCGCCGGCGACCGACGAACTGCTCCCGAACGGGTCGAGCACGACGAAGGTGAGCGCCGGCGATCTCGGCCTGCGCTATGAAGGCCGATCGCGACCCTTCTACTTCGACGGCCTGCTCACGGTCGAGGCGAAGCTGCTGAATCTCGTCAAACCCGATGTAGCGGTCTACGGTGAGCGCGATCGGCAGCGCATCTTCCTCGTCAAGCGGATGATCCGAGACCTGTACTTCGACGTCGAGGTGGTCACGGTCGAAACGGTGCGCGGCGACGACGGCTTGCCGGTATCGACGCGCGTCGGAATGCTCGAGGCTCGCGATCTCGCTGCCGCGGCCAAGCTTTCTGCCGCGCTCGATGCGGCGGCCTCGAATGCCGACCGGGGGGTCGATGCCTGCACCGCAGCAGCGCAGTCGTCGCTCATGGGCGAGGAGCGCATCCGGCTCGAGTATTTGAGCGTCGTCGACCCGGAGACCTTCCTGCCCGTAGACGAAGGTCACCGCGGACCCGCGTTCGCACTCATCGCTGCAACGGTGGCGGGTCATCGGTTCATCGACAACGCCGAGATCTACATCGGCTGA